A window of Daucus carota subsp. sativus chromosome 2, DH1 v3.0, whole genome shotgun sequence genomic DNA:
ATTCCTCGAAATAAATTAACTTAGACTCAACTAAAAAACGGGgaacaaaattttctttttcaattaaCGTTAACTTCTGTACTAATTCATAACCGACAGATACCCCCAGCGTAAAGCAGTAGCTGCAGTACTATCACATTAATAATCCTAGGGGTATAATAGTAAATACACATGCATAGTTACACACGCGATATTTTCTCCCATATTCATAAACCCTAAATAAGACCCAGCCTCCCTCTTTCACTTGCAGAGGGCTTTTGTGGTTTTTGCTTCTGGGGTCTTTGCTTTGTGTAACCTATACATACACACCCATTAAGCTGATTCTCCAAGCAAATCCACAAGAATCCCTCAAAATGGCGTTTGACAGTGAGAAAAAATCCAAGAAAAAGGACAGAAGTGAGCAGAAAAGAAAGCTTGATGACACTGAAGAGGTCCAAGATGTTGTGGAAACTAAAAAagacaagaaaaagaagaaaaaggaggCAGCTCTGGTTGATGGGTCAGTGGTTAATGGGTCAGATGGGAAGAGTAGTGCCAAGAAAATCAAGAAGGTGAAGAAAAATCAAGAAGAGGAGGGAAAGATTGATGGGTCGGGTCAAAATGGGTCAGATGAGAAGAGTGGCAAGAAAATCAAGAAGGTGAAGAAAAATCAAGAAGAGGGGGGAGAGATTGATGGGTCGGGTCAAGATTCTGGTGGGGAGGTTAGGGAGAGTAGTGAAGGTGTTGTGGTGTCTGGGAAAGGTATTGATGATTCAAAGTTTAGACCTCTGAGGTCTTTTGAGGAAGCTGGGCTTCCTGATGAGGTAATGGAGTGTTGCAAGACTTTCGACAAGCCTTCGCCTATTCAGGCGAATTCGTGGAGGTTTTTGTTGGAAGGGAGGGATTTTATTGGGATTGCGAAGACTGGATCAGGTTGATAGTTTTGTGGTGTTTTGGTGGTTTGGATTTTGTTTCTGGCTGCTATTTGTGTTTGTGAAACATGTCAATTTTGTGCTGTTGTATTATTGTATATGACTATATCAGTTATTCATGTATGTGTAATTGTTGGGTATTGTTCTTGTATGTGCTTATGTATGATTTTGTGATTACAGGTAAAACATTGGCATTTGGGGTTCCAGCTATTGTCCACGTGCTCaacaagaagaaaaacaaaacatgTAAACGGGTGAATCCGCAATGTCTTGTTCTTTCGCCGACTAGGGAGCTAGCTCAGCAAGTGAGTATCCTTATACTAGAGTATTTTAAGGCTTGCACTGTTTGTTATTCCAATTTAAACAAGGTTCAGTTTGACCGGGGATGCTAACTCTTTGGATacgtcaaactctgactgtatAGTGTAACGTGCATCTTAAAGTGAAAATATTATCTGTGCGAAAGGAATTGGATATTTCCTACGTTGGTGTAAGGATTTAACATGCTTTTGAAGAAGTTACGTGTTTAGAATTATGATCCTTGAATGTTAATAGTACTTGTAAAATTTACTCTAGTAGTGCCCAAATTTTCCTCTTCTATGAAGAATCCCTAGAATCTATACAGTTTTTGCTGTTAACTAAGGCCATAAAAACTTTTCAGGAACTTATTGTCTGGACTGCGGATATGTAGGCTACAGTTGGTGACACACACTATGCCTTCATAAATAGGGGCAGTATTTTTAGGCTTTTAAGGAATCCCCTATCTTTCTTATGGTGTGAATTTAGGTCTCATACCAGGATCTACCCAACTTCTCTCCAAGAttttctgatatatatatatatatatgtgtatattgaTCTTTTTCTCGTCATGTATGATTATTTGTGGATGATACTCTTTTTTATGAACAATTATGTTATAGTCGAAATtgtatatgtaaaatttgaggaagatgttatataatataaattgagGGTGAAGTTATATATTGAAGCTTATTAGGGGAGGTATAAGCCATAAAGGATGTGTGTGAGCCATATTAAGGTTTTAGCCTTTTGTCATAAACAGGCAAGGGTTTAGGTTCAATCAGGGTGGAGATTCAATTTGTTTTAGGGAAAGAAGTTATTTTACTTTACTAAGTGCCTTCTCGGGCTTTTAGTAATTTCATTTATTTGAATATTAGGATTGCTGGTCTCATGTGAATCTAAATTTCAAAGATTTGTAATTGAAATTAATAGTAAATTGCTAATTTTGGAAATTTGtatgactaatttttttttaaaacttgcttgttaacagatttcagATGTCTTATGTGATGCTGGTAAACCCAGCGGGGTAAAATCAGTTTGTATTTATGGTGGAACCTCAAAAGGACCGCAGATTTCAGCTCTCAAATCTGGAGTGGTAATATCTTTATTTCTTTTACTCTTATGTCGATTGACTTGATTTTATAGCTTCCTCCAGTTAGGTACCTTAATAGTGTATACCCTTTACTGAAAGcatcatttttatattaatttcacCTGGTTCTGACGAAGTTATATGAATAAATAACTGACCATATCATTTCTGCTGGAAAGAACTAGTCTGCAATTTAGAATGTGATGCATGTTACGGAGCTGCTCTTTACTGTTTATGGAAGGAGAAAGGGTTTTTTCAACAAATTAACTGTTAAgctcaaataatgatttaattaaGAAATCAGATGTAATGGAGCAGCAGTGTTCcacttattttgaaaataaatgaaGCTTCTTGTTATGTTTGTGATATGTAAGTGATTTTTTGGTTCATGGACATGCCTAATGTATTATCTACTAATCAATTTAATTCACTTCTGTTATAATCTTGCCTCTGCAGGACATTGTAATTGGAACTCCTGGTCGTTTAAGGGACTTGATTGAGATGGGTGTATGCTACCTGAAGGATGTATCTTACGTGGTAAGAATATCTGCTACCTTCTCTATCTTGACATTATCAAGGGTAGTGATAGCCATTTTGTCTGGTTCTTTTCTGTTACAGTGCTGATCtagaattttgtgatttattaaTCTTTTCCACAATTAAATATTTTCCTGATGACTGAGAAATTTCAATTTGTGAAGGCAATGGAACAGAAAGCTTTTCAATTCTGAAGATCTTAGTTTGAGATTTCTctatatttcttttatatattttgttagattCTCGACAATTTGAAAGTCCTCAATATGCTCAAAGCAAGAAAAAGGCGCTGCATTAAAACCAGTAGATTACTTTGAGGCGGACAAGTTAACATATATGGAATCCTTTTCAtgtctactccctccgtcccatattAATCGTCTCGTTTGGCTTTTTCACAAATatcaagaaatttttttttgcagCTTTTGGACTGACTTACCCTGTTCATAaacttacaagttacaagtaATTACATCATATGTGAGCcaaataagaaagagaaaaagAGTGGAATAATAATTCATTTATTATCTTTTAGCTTTTAGAAAATGTAAATCAAGTATCGAAATtctcattttatatattttaagggCGGGCATATAAGCTATATAAAATAGGTACAGGAATGAAGACATAATTATAGGACAAACTAATGGGAAAATGTTGGACATAGGTAGTAAGATATTAGGAACTGTGTTTTGCATTGATGGGTCCAACATCTGTTCAGTTGCTTGTTTTCTTGGATTAATAATTTAGTTCTTAGCTATTTATATCTGTGCTTTCTAATTCTGGATTAATTTATTTGTGATCATTATTATCATCTTTCTTTATAGTCGTTCAGTTgttgattttattttgaaatggtTGCCCGTGTGTGGTATTGTTGCTTCTATATGTTGACCTGGGTTGATGACCCCTGGTAGGTATTAGATGAAGCTGATAGAATGCTTGACATGGGATTTGAACCTGAAGTGCGCGCCATACTGAACCAGACAAACTCTGGTAGGACATGCACTATATTTTGGTTGATCACCTGATCAGCAAATTTCTTATTCTAATTTGCATCTtgcttatattttaatttgtagcTTGCCTAGAAAAGCCTTCTAATTACTAGTTTTGTGATATAAGTGAAGTTTTGTTGGAGGTATCTATATAGAAAGTATTGTGATCTGAAAAGTATATAATTACTGTTTTTTTTTCCCAAGTTATAATCACTGTTTTCCCCACCCCCCTTATATTCCTCTATCCCGGGTGATTGgaattttatcttttaacaCCACTTTTACACGTCTTACAATTGTCAGATTTATATTTTGCATGTGGCTAATACTTTAAGCTTTCCAGTACGTCAGATGATTATGTTCAGTGCAACGTGGCCTGTATCTGTCCATCAATTAGCTCAAGAGTTCATGGATCCTAACCCAGTCAAGGTGCATTGAAGTGCTGAATACTTTATTAATACCTTTTTGATTTGCcatatattaaaacaaatattccCACCGTCCTCTGGATTGTTAACATTTTTGAGAGCGGGTTCGGCACGATTTGTAAGGCTCATGTATAGTatagtttcattatttattttaacttttttttattgtgaataaaaatttaaaggtcaaacttttattcagaataagaaaatttcaaaaataagttatggaactaagtatattttatgtacgtcttaaaatgtgtgtcaagcaATGTGAAAAAAAGTGTTAACAAtccaaagggacggagggagtaacaaacaAGACTTTCTATTGTTGTTGTATTTGGATTACCACTAAACAAATCTTTGTTTCAGGTGGTTGTAGGATCTGAGGATTTGGCTGCCAACCATGATGTCATGCAGATTGTGGAGGTACATCAGTAACCAcaactatatatatttgtatgaaTGTATAGTCATTCTTATTGCTTATGTTATCTTTTGATTACTATTCTCTTGTTAAAATGTAGGTCTTGGAAGATCGTGCACGAGATGAGCGTTTGGTCACTTTGCTAGATAAATACCACAAGTCTCGGAGGtgcttaataaatttattttgatgttCCAGTAATTTGCCTTATTCGACAAAGTCCATTTTTCTCACGGTGTTACATTTTTAAGTTTGTATTGTGTCATCACAGAACTGCTTGTAAGTTTTTCTAGTGTTAATTTACTTTTTTGCTGCCATATTACCTTTTTATGTGCAATAGTTCACAACTcacaagttcaaatgctttaaaGTTGGAGTATTGGCTTGTGTACTGTGATTCAACCCCTAGTCTAAGCTAATGCAGGGACTTTTATGTTTGTGCAGTAATAGAGTCTTGGTTTTTGTGCTGTACAAAAAGGAAGCATCCCGAGTTGAAACTATGCTGCAGAGAAGGTATTTTCTATTATAACTTCATGTTGTTACTGGATGTGtttgtaattaaatatttcGAGTTGAGTAAATATAAACTCTTATGCAGACCGAAAATTATTCACTAtgcaagtatattgattttgacAAACATATATGTATTCATTGACATTGATCTATCTGATATCCAGGGGTTGGAAAGTAGTTTCTATTAGTGGGGATAAAGCACAACATGCACGTACAAATGCACTGTCATTATTCAAGGATGGAAGCTGTCCTCTCCTGGTATGTCAGTTGCAGAAAAGTActaaatattatgaatttggtagatatttatatttttttgtttatgttctactccctccgttttgaaatataggtcgcttgactttttggcacacacttctaagtcctttgaccgcatagtcaaaattattatttttaaaattatctttctttgaattataatattaatcatatatttttattcaaaaaaaagaaaattccaaaaataatgatttttactaTGCGGTCAAACGACTTAgaagtgtgtgtcaaaaagtcaaacgacttatatttcaaaacagagggagtagtatctTTTTGTACCATCAAGTTACAAGTTATGAATATACTTTTAACTTCCACTGGAAAAATCTTTGGCATGGTAAGCAAGATCACGAACCAAAAAGAAAATATCAGACAATTTTCAATGATGTCCTGATGATGCTATATTTCACAGATAGCAACTGATGTGGCTGCTCGAGGATTGGATATTCCAGATGTCGAAGtagttataaattatagttttcCACTAACAACAGAGGATTATGTCCACCGAATTGGAAGGACCGGACGAGCTGGTAAAAAGGGTGTAGCACACACATTCTTCACAAAGGAAAACAAGGTAACTGTCCAATAACTTATCACTGGCTTTACATTAAATTTGAGTGAACTGTTGATGTTATTGTTGGGCTGTTTTTTATGCAAACTCATTCATTTTAGGGACTATCCGGTGAGCTGATAAATGTTTTGAGAGAAGCTGGACAGGTTGTACCAGCAGCACTTATGAATTTTGGTACACATGTTAAGAAAAAGGTATATTTCTTTTTCTCCATATTTATTTGAGCTTTCTCATGGTATTTCACTCTTATAACCAGGTAAAAGCAGTTGTTATATTCAGAAAAGCTAGTAAAAATCACTGTAATATTAAAACAAGCACGCACTATTGGTTTGAGGTTTAATCATGTTAGCATCTGTAAAGTTCATAAATAGTATGCTGTACATTTGTGctggtaaaaaaaaattattctgcAAGACTTGAGGGGTACTCATATTCTTCCTTGTCCAGCTACGCTATTTTTTTATGTAACAAGTTGAGTTTTCATTTGTCTCTTGTTTTTGTCGATTTAGGAATCCAAGCTATATGGAGCACATTTTAAGGAAATTGATGCAAATGCTCCCAaagcaacaaaaataaaatttgattctgatgatgaagattGATTCTAGAATTATGCAAGCGGAATCGGGAAATTGAGTTCTAGGATCTTCCAAGTTCTAATATCCAGTTTATTGTTGGGTAGTAGGCAATTTTGACATGGGTAGTaagagaatatttttttattgagcaACAGACTTGATATATTTATAGAGTACATTACAGTGCACTAGTCGGAACTCGGATGTTGCATGCCCGAGCATTTTAACAATACCATAATAGCAGGTTGTATGCTTTTCATTGTATAGACCCTTTTTTTCTCTTATATGCCTCGGATGTTATTGTTGGCATTTTGGattataattttctaaaaattagtgAGCAATAATCACTATAGAGTCTCTTTATGATTTGACTCCAACACTCTTCCTCAAAATACATCTCTATCTATTTTATGTTCTTATAAGCTTCACGTATTTCACAGCTAAGCTATATATGTCTcactacatattaattgtgggTGCATGTTAGAGgcaaaataaaatcaatatatatattagtataaatgtataatattatatgaggaAGAGAGTTTTAGAGCTCTTAAATTCACAAGCAATATATAGGAGATTCTTAGAACTTTCGGGACCAaactctttaaaatttaacttgatGATGAACGGAGCATCCTGGTAGTTGCTGTGAGACGttcatttaaatttaatgttgctAATTTAAAGTGAATTTGGactttatttttgtaattagtAGAATAGTAATTTTCAAAAAAGTTATTGTGCTAACTTGCTAAGCtggaaaatatgaattaatttaTCACGGTCCAAAAGTTTgggtattttgaaaaaaatattcaaaacacggatatttttacaaatttcccttaaatataaacttt
This region includes:
- the LOC108209521 gene encoding DEAD-box ATP-dependent RNA helicase 5, translated to MAFDSEKKSKKKDRSEQKRKLDDTEEVQDVVETKKDKKKKKKEAALVDGSVVNGSDGKSSAKKIKKVKKNQEEEGKIDGSGQNGSDEKSGKKIKKVKKNQEEGGEIDGSGQDSGGEVRESSEGVVVSGKGIDDSKFRPLRSFEEAGLPDEVMECCKTFDKPSPIQANSWRFLLEGRDFIGIAKTGSGKTLAFGVPAIVHVLNKKKNKTCKRVNPQCLVLSPTRELAQQISDVLCDAGKPSGVKSVCIYGGTSKGPQISALKSGVDIVIGTPGRLRDLIEMGVCYLKDVSYVVLDEADRMLDMGFEPEVRAILNQTNSVRQMIMFSATWPVSVHQLAQEFMDPNPVKVVVGSEDLAANHDVMQIVEVLEDRARDERLVTLLDKYHKSRSNRVLVFVLYKKEASRVETMLQRRGWKVVSISGDKAQHARTNALSLFKDGSCPLLIATDVAARGLDIPDVEVVINYSFPLTTEDYVHRIGRTGRAGKKGVAHTFFTKENKGLSGELINVLREAGQVVPAALMNFGTHVKKKESKLYGAHFKEIDANAPKATKIKFDSDDED